The window AGGACTTCCGTTAATCCGGAAAGCATAGGAAGCGGTACTCTCCGAAATTGAGCCACAAATTTAGTAAATGACATTTTTTTTGCAAGCGTTTTTTTTGTTTTTTTACGAAAAAGGGGAAAAATGCAGGGTTATCCACAATCAAAAAAGCTTCTCGCGGCACGATTTTCGACTGCGCCAGCCCGTTCCTGGCAAAATGCCGTTTTTTGCGCAATTTCAAGGTTTCAATATTTTTAACAAATGGATAGTTCCACTTTATCAACATTTAACTAACATTTATGAACCAAACCGCACGCGGGTTTCCCTTCTCCTCCGTCATTATTGTAATATTTATTTTACAATAGATTTTTTTACATTCGGTTTACATTTGCGTTTTCACCGTGTGACCGAGAACATAAAAAGAACACAATTAACGAGTTAGCGATTTTTTTACAAGGAATTCGATATCAATTAAAGTATCTTTGTCTGCGGTGTAATTAGGGTAATGAGGAAATTATGAAACATGCATTTTTGAAAGCCCTGCTCGCCGCGGGCGCAATCATGATCGCCTGGAACTGTTCCGATGAATCCACGACTGGCCCGAAGGCTCCCGAATATGCAGTAACATCTTCGGCATGGCTTCTTTCCACAGACCAGGACTACATCATCTACCTTGACGGGCGCGTCACCAACCCCGAAGGCGACATCATCGCCACCATCAAGTTCATCGATGGTTCCTCCGTGGGCGTCATCACCGACCTCGCGGGCAACGTGCTCTACGACGGAGTGGACGTGGCGGGCCTCCCCCTGCTCGAAAAGAACACCACAGTGTACGCCATTACCGGCCCGGCCTTCCACCTGGTGGACGAAACCGGCGACTACCTCATCTACCTCGCCGAAGACGGCGGTTCCATCGGCTTCGTGAAGGATTCCAACGCTACGGTCATCGGCTTCTTCAACTTCGAGACCAACACGGTTGTCGCGCCCGACGGCGTTACCGAACTCACCAAGGTCGAAGACATCCTCGACCTCCCGGTGTTGCAGCCAGGTGACAAGTTCACCAAGGAACCCGACCCGGTCATCGAATCGAGTTCCAGCGAATTCGTGCCTGGCCCCGAATCCAGTTCGGATATCGGCCCCACCCCCACAAGTTCCGCAACACCCAAGTCCAGCAGCAGCCAGCCGAAATCCTCGAGCAGCGCGCCGAAGAGCAGTTCTTCTGTCGCTCCGGCAGGCGGATGCCCGAACATCAAGGTGAAGAGCGGTGGCAGAACCGGTTCCGGCTGGGCAACCCGCTACTGGGACTGCTGTGCACCCCACTGCTCCTGGTCGGAAAATGCCGGCGGCAACACCAGCAAGACCTGCGACTCCAAGGGCAAGAACGTTGTCGGCGGCGGCGGAAGCATCTGTTCTGGCGGCTACCAGGCGACCTGCTTGAGCCAGATTCCGTTCACCGTCAACGGCTGTACCGATATGGGCTTCGCCTTCGCGGCAGTCCCGGGTGCTGACGGCGGTACCTGCGGCAAGTGCTACCAGTTGACCTTTACCGGCAAGGGCAAGTACGCAAGCGACAACAACCTGAGCGCAATCAAGGGCAAGAAGCTCATCATCATGACCACAAACATCGGCCATGACGTGGAACAGGGTCAGTTCGACATCATGATCCCGGGCGGCGGCGTGGGCGCATTCAATGGCTGCAGCCAGATGGGCTGGGGCAACCAGGGCAAACAGTACGGTGGCCTCCTCAGCGACTGCGAAGAGGAAAGCAACTACAACTCGTCCAAGACCCTCACCTGCCTCAAGAACAAGTGCAACAGCGTGTTCAGCAACGACGCGACCGCCAAGCAGGGCTGCATGTTCCTCGCCGAATTCATGCACGCGGCAGGCAACCCGCTGCACAACTACGTCGAAGTGGAATGCCCCGACGTGCTGAAGCAGAAATATTAGCAGAAAAAGCCGCAAGTTCGGCGACTCTACAAGCAATTTGATAAACGGCCCGCGAATGCGGGTCGTTTTTTGTTGTATGCGGCACACCGGCGATTTGCAAAACTGCCCGCCCGGCAAGACGGACAGGCGCTCAGGAATTTATATTATAGGCATGATGTTTGGAAAGAATAGCAAGGCTTTGGCGATTGCTTTGATGGCAGTCGCGGGAATTACATGCGCCGCAAGCGCACAGACGCGCGTGGCGTGCGTAGGCAACAGCATCACCGCGGGCTACGGGCTCGGCTGGCAAGAAGACTACCCGTTCCGGCTGCAGGAGATGCTGGGCGATAGCTACAAGGTGCAGAACTTCGGCGTTTCTTCCATGACATTCGCGAACAAGGGCTCTAGCGACAACATGAGCTACTGGAACACCGACAAGTTCAAGGCGGCCCTCGAGTTTAACCCCGAGATAGTCGTCATAGAGCTCGGGACAAACGACAGCAAGTTCTTCACGAACAACTGCATCGAGAACGGACAGCCCCAATACAACTACAACTACGGACAGTACGAGAAGGAACAGCTGTACAAGGATTACGAAGCGCTGCTCGACACCTTCATGCACCTCGCGACAAGCCCGAGGGTCGTCGCGACACTGCAGCCCTATTCCAACAACTGCGGGTGGGGAATCATGGATACCGCAATTGTGAACCAGATCAACCCCATCATCGAGGAAGTCGCGACCCGGAAGGGCGTGGAGATTATCGACCTGCATTCGCAATTCAATACGCCCGCATGGTTTTTGGCCGACAGCGTGCACCCGAACGCGACCGGCGCGAAGGAACTCGCGAGGATTATAAAGGAAGGCATCTTGAAGGTGCCGGCGGATACTTCGGGAATTACGCCCGCGGACACGGTGCCCGGGGTAAGCGATTCGACCGGGACGGGAGATTCCACGACGGCAATCCGCAGGAATGCGCAGGGTTTCGCGGGGCAGGATGCGCAGGGTTGGGGGATGCAAGACGCGCAGAGTTTGGGGTCGCAGGATGCGCGCCGGTTCGACATGCAGGGCCGCACGATGCAAAAGGAATACGGCAGGCGTAGCGCGACTCCGCTCGTGCAGAAAAGGCGCGGGGCCAACTAATGCCGAAGATCCTCTTCGTATGCCACGGCAACATCTGCCGGAGCCCGATGGCCGAATTCGTGATGAAGAAGATGGTCGCGGAACTGCAGGACGGCGCGGGTCTGGAATGTGCGGACAATGACGCTGCGGGTTCTAGAGGCGCGGACATTGACGACGCGGGTCTGAAATGCGCGGATTTTGAAATCGCGAGCGCCGCTACAAGCACCGAAGAAATCGGGAACCCGGTGTACCCGCCGGCAAGGCGCATGCTGGAACGCCACGGGATAGATTGCAGGGGCAAGACCGCCCGCCAGATGACCCTGCGGGACTACGAATACTACGACTATATCGTCCTGATGGACAGGAACAACCTGCGGAACCTCCGCTGGATACTGCCGCCCGCGATTTACGAGAGGGAAAGTGCCGGCGGACGCGCGTCGGACCTGCGCCGACCCCACAAGAAAGTTTCCCTGCTGATGGACTGGACCGGGAATTCGCGCGACGTAGCGGATCCGTGGTATACCGGAGACTTTGAGGCCACCTGGAACGACGTGAACGAGGGTTGCCGCGCGATGCTTACTTCTTTACGCAACGGACAGGCATAAAGCTCGTCTTGAGTTCGCCTTCGACCGTCTGGTCGAGATATTCCTCAAAGTGGATCTGGTACGCCTCCGCATAGCCATCTTCCGTATTGTCAGAAAGCCATACCGACGACTTTACCAGGAGCGTTTCATCGCCATCTTCCTTGTAGGGGTCGTCCACATAGTATAAGCCCGACGGCACAAACGACAGCCCGTACGCATCCGTAATTTCGAGATCGATTTCCTTGCGCATTTCGAGCGATACCACCTCGAGTACGCTGTGCGTCGCATGCCAGATATCGTAAATTTCCGCCTCGGTCGGGAGCCTCCAGCCATCCGGACACACCTCCATCGCGGCTTCCCATGTATAGAGGCGCCCCGTAGACTCGCAATTTTCTTCCAGCCCCTGCGTGCAACGGTTCGCCCCGCGGAGTTCCGGCATCGCGACAGAATCCGCATAGTTGAGGTTTTCCGCGAGCATCACGAGTCCCGCCACACGCGTCGTCTTGTAACACTGGTTATCGCGCCCGTCAATGAACACCGCATAGTTGAAATCGGGATTCAGGTGTTCCCATGACTTCTTTGCTACGGAACAGGGATTAAAGGGTTCCGAGCTGCTGGATTCCGGTTCCTCGACGGAGGAAGACGAACTGCTTACCGGCCTGAATTTCATTTCCATGAGCAGGGTATCCTTGACGCAGCGGAGCGGAGCGTAGTGCGACTTGCTCTGGTTCGAAAGTTTTACGCCATCTTCGCCAAGTATTGCATAATAGGAGTTGACACGCGTAAAGTAGTCCCTGTCCTGAATCAGGCCGTAATCCCTATCGTAATCAACATACCAGTCATCGACGGAATCTTCCACCGCCGTGTGGAAGAACGAGTAATCCGGATTATACCTGTAATAATAGATGGAATAGAAGCCCGGCTCCGTGTCCGAGAAACCGTATTTTCCTAGCGAAGAAAAACCGCCCGCATAGTCCACGAGATAGAGCCATTCGAGAGTATCGGGCACATGCCAACCTTCGGGGCAAATCCCGCGGTGACGCGGTTTCGAGACCTTCGACGAGGCGTCGCCTATAAGGAGCGACTTGTCCAGATCCATCGCCTGCGTCCAGCTATAAAGGCGACCGTGAGAATCGCAGTTGGATTCCTTGTCGTCAAGGCACCTGCTGCCATCCACATGGTACTTCAGGTTCCCCGTCATCCACACGAGGGCGCCGATTTCACTCGTTGCATAAACATTAAAGTCGCGCGTATCGCAGAACTCGCCTGCCGCAAGAGACTCCGGACATTCCGTTCGTGAGGAACTGCTCGGGACTTCCGAAGCCGAACTGTAATCATCGGAAGCGGAACTGGAGTCATCGCCACAGGCAATCAGGGCGAACGGAACCGCCAGCAAAAAAATCCTTCTTAAAATATTTACTGATTTCATGTTCCGAGAAATATAAAAAAATTTACTTTGTAGACAATATCATCCGTAAATTTGCGACAGACGGGACATTTCGGGCGATAAAGTGACCTGCGACTTCCAAAACTAGAACTGTTCCAGAAGCTTGATACGCTCCGGAGTGTCGGGGTGCGTGCAGAACAAGATGTTCGCCTTCGCGACGAGCCCCTTGAGGCCCATATCGTTGTCGAATTCCTCGTCCGGATGAATCACGTAGAGCTGCGCGATATCGTCGCGTTTTACATCGGCAAGGCCCGGATCTGCAGAAATCTTCCTGAGGGCAGAAGCGAGCGCGAGCGGGTCGCCACAGAGTTCGGCGCCACCCGCATCGGCGACGTATTCACGCTTGCGCGAGATGGCAAGGCGCGTGAGCGTGCTGAAGAGATACCCGATGGCGGCCCATACCAGCACGGCAAGCAAAATGATGATTATGCCTCCCCCGCCATTCTTGCGGCTACCCCTACTGCGCGACGAGCGCATGGCACTGCTCAGGAGCCGCAGGGAGACATTCATGAGCATCGAGAATATGCCCACGAAAACGATGCACACCACCATCAGGCGCGTATCGCGGTTCTTGATGTGCGTGAGTTCGTGCCCCACGACCGCCGAGAGTTCCGCATCGTCCAGCCTGTCTATGATGCCCGTGGTCAGCGTGACGGTGTAAGACTTTATATCGATACCGCTCGCAAACGCGTTAAGGCTCGAATCCTCGACGATGTTTATGCGCGGCATCTCGATGCCACCTGCGATGCAGAGGTTTTCTACGATGTTGTAGACGCGCACGTTCTCCTTGCGTTCCAGCGGACGCGCGTGCGTCGCATGCCGGATAATGAAGGTGTTCGTGAAGTACGCGATAACAAACCACGTTCCCGTCACCGCGAGCGTGTACGGCACCGCATCGAGGAAATACTGCCAGATGACATCCCAATGGAAGGTACCCGCCTGCAGGCCCTCGGGACAAACGCCGTTCCA is drawn from Fibrobacter sp. UWR3 and contains these coding sequences:
- a CDS encoding low molecular weight protein-tyrosine-phosphatase — protein: MPKILFVCHGNICRSPMAEFVMKKMVAELQDGAGLECADNDAAGSRGADIDDAGLKCADFEIASAATSTEEIGNPVYPPARRMLERHGIDCRGKTARQMTLRDYEYYDYIVLMDRNNLRNLRWILPPAIYERESAGGRASDLRRPHKKVSLLMDWTGNSRDVADPWYTGDFEATWNDVNEGCRAMLTSLRNGQA
- a CDS encoding D-alanyl-lipoteichoic acid biosynthesis protein DltD, with the protein product MMFGKNSKALAIALMAVAGITCAASAQTRVACVGNSITAGYGLGWQEDYPFRLQEMLGDSYKVQNFGVSSMTFANKGSSDNMSYWNTDKFKAALEFNPEIVVIELGTNDSKFFTNNCIENGQPQYNYNYGQYEKEQLYKDYEALLDTFMHLATSPRVVATLQPYSNNCGWGIMDTAIVNQINPIIEEVATRKGVEIIDLHSQFNTPAWFLADSVHPNATGAKELARIIKEGILKVPADTSGITPADTVPGVSDSTGTGDSTTAIRRNAQGFAGQDAQGWGMQDAQSLGSQDARRFDMQGRTMQKEYGRRSATPLVQKRRGAN
- a CDS encoding FISUMP domain-containing protein; amino-acid sequence: MLAVPFALIACGDDSSSASDDYSSASEVPSSSSRTECPESLAAGEFCDTRDFNVYATSEIGALVWMTGNLKYHVDGSRCLDDKESNCDSHGRLYSWTQAMDLDKSLLIGDASSKVSKPRHRGICPEGWHVPDTLEWLYLVDYAGGFSSLGKYGFSDTEPGFYSIYYYRYNPDYSFFHTAVEDSVDDWYVDYDRDYGLIQDRDYFTRVNSYYAILGEDGVKLSNQSKSHYAPLRCVKDTLLMEMKFRPVSSSSSSVEEPESSSSEPFNPCSVAKKSWEHLNPDFNYAVFIDGRDNQCYKTTRVAGLVMLAENLNYADSVAMPELRGANRCTQGLEENCESTGRLYTWEAAMEVCPDGWRLPTEAEIYDIWHATHSVLEVVSLEMRKEIDLEITDAYGLSFVPSGLYYVDDPYKEDGDETLLVKSSVWLSDNTEDGYAEAYQIHFEEYLDQTVEGELKTSFMPVRCVKK
- a CDS encoding M48 family metallopeptidase codes for the protein MKYVGIQTQIWRNNRNTVILLFMFPLLLLGMVFGTVVLLDWLGFFCWNGVCPEGLQAGTFHWDVIWQYFLDAVPYTLAVTGTWFVIAYFTNTFIIRHATHARPLERKENVRVYNIVENLCIAGGIEMPRINIVEDSSLNAFASGIDIKSYTVTLTTGIIDRLDDAELSAVVGHELTHIKNRDTRLMVVCIVFVGIFSMLMNVSLRLLSSAMRSSRSRGSRKNGGGGIIIILLAVLVWAAIGYLFSTLTRLAISRKREYVADAGGAELCGDPLALASALRKISADPGLADVKRDDIAQLYVIHPDEEFDNDMGLKGLVAKANILFCTHPDTPERIKLLEQF